In a genomic window of Saccharothrix sp. HUAS TT1:
- a CDS encoding purine-nucleoside phosphorylase, whose product MTAISENTTPEALATDAAKALAERTGVARHDIAVVLGSGWRPAADLIGEPAAEVPMAELPGFAAPTAVGHGGTVRSVAVGDKNVLVMLGRTHGYEGKGVARVVHNVRTAAAAGVGAVVLTNAAGGLRQGMSVGQPVLISDHLNLTASSPLVGARFVDLTDLYSTRLRDLAREIDPSLEDGVYAGLPGPHFETPAEIRMLRAMGADLVGMSTVLEAIAARAEGVEVFGLSLVTNLAAGITGEPLNHEEVLEAGQAAAGRMGALLRELVTRA is encoded by the coding sequence GTGACCGCCATCAGTGAGAACACCACCCCAGAGGCCCTGGCCACCGACGCGGCGAAGGCGTTGGCCGAGCGGACCGGGGTGGCCAGGCACGACATCGCCGTGGTCCTCGGCTCGGGTTGGCGCCCGGCCGCCGACCTGATCGGCGAACCCGCCGCCGAGGTGCCCATGGCCGAGCTGCCCGGGTTCGCGGCGCCCACCGCCGTCGGGCACGGCGGCACGGTGCGGTCGGTCGCCGTCGGGGACAAGAACGTGCTGGTCATGCTCGGTCGCACGCACGGGTACGAGGGCAAGGGCGTGGCCCGGGTCGTGCACAACGTCCGCACGGCCGCGGCGGCCGGGGTCGGCGCGGTCGTGCTGACCAACGCGGCGGGCGGCCTGCGGCAGGGCATGTCGGTCGGCCAGCCGGTGCTGATCAGCGACCACCTGAACCTGACCGCGTCGTCGCCGCTGGTCGGCGCGCGGTTCGTCGACCTCACCGACCTGTACTCGACGCGGCTGCGCGACCTCGCGCGGGAGATCGACCCGTCGCTGGAGGACGGCGTCTACGCGGGCCTGCCGGGGCCGCACTTCGAGACGCCCGCCGAGATCCGGATGCTGCGCGCGATGGGCGCGGACCTGGTCGGCATGTCCACCGTGCTGGAGGCCATCGCGGCCCGCGCGGAGGGCGTGGAGGTGTTCGGCCTGTCGCTGGTGACGAACCTGGCCGCGGGCATCACCGGCGAACCGCTCAACCACGAAGAGGTGCTGGAGGCCGGTCAGGCCGCGGCCGGCCGGATGGGCGCGCTGCTGCGCGAGCTGGTGACCCGCGCATGA